In Elaeis guineensis isolate ETL-2024a chromosome 1, EG11, whole genome shotgun sequence, a genomic segment contains:
- the LOC105053128 gene encoding E3 ubiquitin-protein ligase RDUF2, with translation MSSSAALPPNQNNHATGMGGGEGYAASSGGSPAAHQPLTFWCHECDMSVTLLPSSSSPPPLLCPECRGGFLEEMELPAPPPPHHPQTLTLTLSLSDSDSDSDDPDDVDGIGDFPDGDDPRRRRRRAPTQDYFRRLIHHLAAGEGRPLPLPVRGPSPAPQASIDALPTVQISNPSLLCAVCKDEFPLHSDARQLPCSHLYHSDCIVPWLSLHNSCPVCRFRLPSVDSAAAAAAADHRRPRMSVRFGSFFDDDDEDDGGGVLAIRTALHRIRRRHRLLVPARPSVSAVVEASPTQMAQAETGSSGPATSGETVTSEWPVEGGGAPAGGRVDDEGDAVMSDIREDLFD, from the coding sequence ATGTCGTCCTCCGCTGCGCTTCCGCCTAACCAAAATAACCACGCCACCGGCATGGGCGGCGGAGAGGGCTACGCCGCCTCCTCCGGCGGCAGCCCGGCCGCCCATCAACCCTTGACTTTCTGGTGCCACGAGTGCGACATGAGCGTGACGCTcctcccttcctcctcctcccctccccctctCCTCTGCCCCGAGTGCCGCGGCGGCTTCCTTGAGGAGATGGAGCTCCCTGCCCCCCCACCTCCCCACCACCctcaaaccctaaccctaaccctatccCTCTCCGATTCAGACTCCGACTCCGACGATCCTGACGACGTCGATGGCATCGGCGACTTCCCCGACGGCGACGACCCACGCCGCCGCCGCCGTCGCGCCCCCACTCAGGACTACTTCCGCCGCCTCATCCACCACCTCGCTGCCGGCGAAGGCCGCCCCCTTCCCCTCCCTGTCCGTGGCCCATCGCCGGCCCCCCAGGCCTCCATCGACGCCCTTCCCACCGTCCAGATCTCCAATCCCTCCCTCCTCTGCGCCGTCTGCAAGGACGAGTTCCCCCTCCATTCCGACGCCCGCCAGCTCCCCTGCTCCCACCTCTACCACTCCGACTGCATCGTCCCCTGGCTCTCCCTCCACAACTCCTGCCCCGTCTGCCGCTTCCGCCTCCCCTCCGTCgactccgccgccgccgccgccgcggcGGACCACCGCCGGCCTCGCATGTCCGTTAGGTTCGGGAGCTTCTTTGATGATGACGATGAGGATGATGGCGGCGGGGTCCTGGCCATCCGGACGGCGCTCCACCGCATCAGGAGGAGGCACCGCCTGCTGGTGCCAGCGCGGCCGTCGGTGTCCGCGGTGGTGGAGGCGTCCCCCACCCAGATGGCGCAGGCTGAGACGGGGTCGTCTGGGCCTGCCACCAGTGGGGAGACGGTGACATCGGAGTGGCCGGTGGAAGGGGGAGGAGCGCCGGCGGGTGGAAGAGTGGATGATGAGGGGGATGCTGTGATGTCAGATATTAGGGAGGATTTGTTCGATTGA